A stretch of DNA from Methanoplanus endosymbiosus:
CAGGGCTTACAATTTTGCTATTGATAAAACCCTCAAGCCATATTATGGGGTTAAAGACGAAGAAGAAGATCCTAATATTATACGCAACAAGAAGAAAGCATCGACAACCAAGTTCTTTGCTTACATGACTTTATCGATTGTGGACCAGGATAAGCACCTCACCCTTCTTGTTATTCCCTGGAAAGATAATGATAATAATTTAGATGGAATAAAAACATGTGTTGAGTTAATTCGGAGTTTAGGTCTGAAAATAAAATGTTTAATGTTAGACAGGGAGTTCTACACTGGTAAAATCTTTAGCTACCTAAAAGAATCAGATGTCCCACACCTCATGCCGGTGAAGCAACATGGTGAGGAACTCAAAAAGAATCTAAAAGGTAAAAAATCAAAATCCTTTAAACACACCCTAAATTCAAAATCAAAGTTCCCATTGGAGATAGAAATAGTTGACTGTATTGTCTATCAAATGGGAAAGAAAGGCAAAAATGGTGTACTTCATCGAGCATTTGTAGTTTATAAGGTATGTAAATCTCCAAAATCGATTAGAAGATTGTATAAACACAGATTTGCCATTGAGTCCACATATGTCCTTGCTAATAAAAGTGGTGCAAGGACATCCACTAAGGATCCGGTAGTTAGGTTTTATTATTTTTTAATCTCTTTTATAATACAGAACCATTGGGTTTCAATCAAATGGAAGAGATTTGCAAAACTTCAGAGGGGACCAAAGGTAATTTATAGAGATCGATTTCCCTTGCACCATTTTATCACTATCTTAATTAAAGAGGCTTGGGAGCATTTCCATTTATTGAGCCTTAATGAAATTGCCATAAGCTGATATTCAGACATCTTCATGAATTGAGTATGCAGATGGCCAGGTTTAGCGGTAGCTATTTTAAATTTTACAATATCTTTACTGGAAACGGTATAATTTCGATTCAAACTCATTTATTCAGACATTTATTCATGAAATATGAAGCAGTGTGTTGTGGTTCAAGTGGGATAAAATGGTGTTAACCAAAATCGGTTTACAAAATACATTTTTATCCCTCAAATTTGAAATGCAGGACATTTGGATATAATATTCAATTTAGGGGTATACAGTAAGACATTTTTAAAACAATATTCATCAATTTTAAATATTAATCGAGCACTTAATTTAAAGTACTGAATTTATATAAGCATTCATTCAAATATTGTGATACAACCATCTGGAGTGATCTATATTAAAAAATTAGTATTTCTTGAGGATTCTGACAGTATATCGTCTATTATAAGAGATTCTTCAATAAATGTCGATATAATTACGTATGTTTCTCTGAATCCGCAAGCATCATATGCATATGATCAATGTAATTTCAAATATCGAACAATCATTGATTATTGTAAAGATGACATCAAATGTTATCAAGAATGTTCCAATCAAGGGTTACAAAATTTCAAAAGAATTGAACGCATATGTGCAATTTTTGAAGAGGAAATTATTCAGCTCCATAAGATTCCTACATTGCACCCAGTTCATTATTCAATATTTAATTTGAAATTTTTATTTGATGGTTTATGGACTACAATAATAAAACTAAAAAAGATTATAGATATAGAAAAACCTGATTGTATTTATCTATACACATCAAAAATCTCAAAAAAGTTTATTGGTAGATATGCTTTTTCTAATGATGAATCTATATATGCAGAAGTATTACTCATGAAAGGGTGGCAAATCCCAATAAAAATAATTCATACAAATATATCGAATGTCAATGTGACAGATGAGGGATGTAATTCTTCAAAAAAAAGATGCTTATCTGTTTTTTTGAAAAAATATGATACATTATTCAATTTGGGATTAATATTCAAAAGAGAGGGCTTTATAGAAACATGTAAAGCCTGTTTTCATTCCTTAAGACTGTGGCACCACACACCTGTGTTGATATATAATTTTGGATATAATTGGGAAGATTCGCTTACTGAATTTTATCGTCGTGGTATACACCCAATATATCGTATTACTGATGAATCTTTAGATCAAGAACACATAGTGATACCTGATTATGAAGATCAAATTGCATTGATTTGTAAGTCACACCCTCAAATGCAGGAATTTAGTGATATTTTAGGAATAGATGTTTCGGCATTTTTTTTTAATAGGTTCTCACAAATTATTGAAATTTCAATCAAAGAATCCATATTATCATATTATTGTGCTAATAAATTAATTCAACGTAAAAAAATAAAATGCCTTCTCCTCTCAACAAGAGAGTTTGCAATAAGTCATGCTATTGTACAGGCAGCACGGGATGCAAAGATACCTGTTGTGTCATGGCAGCA
This window harbors:
- a CDS encoding transposase, with the translated sequence MAIFGQKNSKIQSDTGLKLGKLELICDIIEDHISFPDGRYYDSKTIVRGTIAAACSKNSISGLVKMTDGLPSHTTCLKYLHNIDMEKLESDSSKILLLAGEGIIIEGRAYNFAIDKTLKPYYGVKDEEEDPNIIRNKKKASTTKFFAYMTLSIVDQDKHLTLLVIPWKDNDNNLDGIKTCVELIRSLGLKIKCLMLDREFYTGKIFSYLKESDVPHLMPVKQHGEELKKNLKGKKSKSFKHTLNSKSKFPLEIEIVDCIVYQMGKKGKNGVLHRAFVVYKVCKSPKSIRRLYKHRFAIESTYVLANKSGARTSTKDPVVRFYYFLISFIIQNHWVSIKWKRFAKLQRGPKVIYRDRFPLHHFITILIKEAWEHFHLLSLNEIAIS